The genomic DNA ACTAACGATTTTATGAATTTCCTCTTCGTTAGGGTTTACCATGTTAATCCAACAACCCTTAGTGATCTCATTTATTTTTTGGAGTTTTCCTGATTCATCAGTTAAGTAAATTTCTAGCATTATTTAACCTCCTCATTGGCATGAGAAAGCCCTAACACGTTTTAAAGAGTTGATATTTTAAGATAATTAATATCACTAAATAAAAAAGTAATTCCGACTTTCCCGAATATGGGTATAAGTTCTGGTTCAGTACTACGATTACTCAAAATTTTCAACACCTATACTTTTTAATTTAAACAATTCTTAATCATACAGTTAAAATATCGTCTGGCACAATGCTTTTAGACGTAATCATGAGGGATTTTTTACTGTTTAAAAGGTTTTCAATCTGTGTAATAAGAAAATCAATCCTCTCTTCAGAGAAATCTCCATCAAAGATGTTTGATTGTTGGATTACGTAAATCGGTTGTTCTTCCTTACTTCTATGTTCATAATGTATAGAGTCTTTTACAGACCATTCACCGTCCGTCCAGATAGCAATTTGTTCAAAGTTCCCTTCCCAAATAACTTCTCGAAATATTTCTTTTTCCTGCAATTCCAGGTCAATGTCCATTTACGGCCCTCCAAGGAAAAGGTTTATAATAATTATATTTCTATTATATAATATGTAATATGTTTGGTCATTTTGTTTAAAATTAATCCTAAAATTGAAGTTATTTTCATCATTCCATAAAGAAAATAAATAACAAATATGGGGTAACATCTTGAATTTCTTCAAGAATATCCATCTCCTGTCACCTCCGACTATTTGTGTTTGTTTTGGAGCAAAAGAAAAGCACCCTCGAAGGATGCATATGATCACTTATGTGTTTTCATTTTAATAGGTTTTAAAGTTTGCTTTTCGTTTTCCGCAACAACTTCAATACTAATAACATTTGATAAATTAATGAGTTTACCGCCAGCATTAATCCAAGTAGGATTACTTAGCAACTTCACCCTCAATTCAGCTATTGCATCTTCGCTAAAATATTGTGTAGTTTCTAATTCTTCCGTTTGACCATTGACATAATAAAATTTATATTTAACTTTTTCCACATTATCCCCTTCCTTTCGTCCTAATATTTCGACAAAAGGAGATAATCTCCTGCAAATTACTTTCTCCTGCTCGCCATATAATTAAGTATCCTAATGAGATATTTCATGACGGTTCCCGTAATCTATTCATTTTTTGTTTGTTTTGTTCAACTAATTCATTTATCGCCCCCCCATATGGTATATTTTAAGAGGAGTTGCCGGGGGTGATCCTGGCTTTCTTTTACATCATTGCTATTTTGTTTCGTAAAATCTTCTTAATACACAATAATTTTTTAAGCAGTTCTATAATATTAAGTACTCATAACCAAAAAATCTGAATCAAAATTAGGTTAAAATCTCAATTCTTATTAAGGAGATAGGTTATGAAAACTTCAATACCCTGCCCTAGTTGTCAAAAGCCACTTACCATCGAACACTTCGAAGACTTTCCAACACCCTTTCATATGAAATGTCCGCACTGTCGAGCAAATCTAAAAGAAACTAAGATGACTCCATTGTTACTTTTAATTGCAGCTATTGTAGTTCCTTTATTAATTTTTATAGGTATTAGAGTAAAGAGTTTTCTATCTAACAATGGATCCACCAAAACATACAAAAATGAGAAATCTTATTAACAAAGCCTTTACTCCTAAAGCTGTTAACCAGCTCACCCAACGAATTCTAGATTGTGTTCTTTGAGTAATTTGATAACAATAGGCTGAACAGTATTTAATAATAAGGTATATTTCAGGTTATCAGATCTTTGTTTTATTGATTATAAATTACTGATAAAAGGAGGAAAGAAATGAGACCGCTGCTATTCCGAGTGTTTGTGTATGGAACGTTGTTAGTAGGGGAAGAAAACCATTTTGTCGCCGCTCCTTATATCCGTAATATTCAGCCGGGAAAAGTGAAAGGGCGCTTATATAACGTCGGGGCATACCCCGCGCTCGTTGTAGAAGAAGAAGGCGAAGTAATTGGCGAATGGTTTACCGTAACGGAAGAAGGACTGCAAGCGATGGATGAGCTCGAAGAATATGAAGAAGGAGGCCAACATAACGAATACGAACGGGTTTGGATTAAAGATTTGGAACAGCCGATCGAAGGATATGTATATATATACCCAAAAAACAAAGCGGCGCACCTTCCTCTCATTCCCTCAGGGTCATGGCGGCATCGGCATAAGAACGAGCGTCGTATGAGAATGAAGTAGCATTCTTTTGCTTTCCTCTTCAGATTAATTCGGAAGCAGGATTTAGTCTTTTCTCGTTTTGGGAAGGTAGATGACTAAGCATAAGATTATGGAGAGGATATTTTTAAAAAGGAAAGATAATAATTAGAAACATAGAGGGATTTAATAAATTGAATGTTATTCAGGATCAGGCCATCATTAA from Bacillus methanolicus MGA3 includes the following:
- a CDS encoding gamma-glutamylcyclotransferase, whose amino-acid sequence is MRPLLFRVFVYGTLLVGEENHFVAAPYIRNIQPGKVKGRLYNVGAYPALVVEEEGEVIGEWFTVTEEGLQAMDELEEYEEGGQHNEYERVWIKDLEQPIEGYVYIYPKNKAAHLPLIPSGSWRHRHKNERRMRMK